The Spirosoma oryzicola genome has a window encoding:
- a CDS encoding glutathione peroxidase, with product MESTFYQLSARTPKGATIPMADYKGKVVLIVNTATQCGLAPQFDGLETLHQKYKDKGLVVLGFPCDQFRGQEPESNETVEQVCKLNHGVTFQLTEKCDVNGPQTQPVFQYLKKELGGFLGSGIKWNFTKFLIDRHGQPYKRYAPITKPEAIESDIQKLI from the coding sequence ATGGAAAGTACATTTTATCAGTTATCGGCCAGAACACCGAAGGGGGCAACTATACCTATGGCTGACTATAAAGGCAAAGTGGTGCTTATCGTCAACACCGCCACCCAATGTGGCTTAGCTCCGCAGTTTGATGGTTTGGAAACACTCCATCAAAAATACAAGGACAAAGGACTGGTTGTGCTTGGTTTTCCCTGCGATCAGTTCCGGGGGCAAGAGCCCGAAAGTAATGAAACCGTTGAGCAGGTTTGCAAACTCAACCACGGAGTCACGTTCCAGCTCACTGAAAAGTGCGACGTGAACGGACCTCAAACACAACCTGTTTTTCAATACCTGAAAAAAGAGTTAGGCGGATTCCTGGGGAGTGGCATAAAATGGAACTTTACCAAATTTCTGATCGACAGACATGGACAACCGTACAAACGATACGCACCCATCACCAAACCCGAAGCAATTGAAAGCGATATTCAAAAGCTGATTTGA
- a CDS encoding ABC transporter substrate-binding protein, protein MIKRKTTARLPKSAVPIWLTFLFALVLASSTARPVPSKPVPTINVPVGEQVSVRYAKGFSIKYTGPYKIVSIISPFEKKVDTIRYVLVQRGTPPPKGFAASQVIEIPLRKLVAMSSMHVGLAAFLGAEDLIVGLANLKYVSSPKVLRRIETGKIQEVGRDQTINEEQLITMQPDLLMAMGSPTARMDRYRTLRDAGIPVLINSEWVETTPLGRAEWVKLMAALLNKEKLVNQKFGQVENEYKRLSALTQKVSYKPSIISGMNAKDAWFVPDGDSYMTRFFLDAGGSYPWVNRRATGSLPLNFEAVYPIALKADYWLNVGMMSVDSKESVLARDARYADFKAFKQGRMYSYSKRVNAQGANDFWESGALNPQLVLADLIKILHPELLPKHELVYYRQLK, encoded by the coding sequence ATGATTAAGAGAAAAACAACCGCTAGGCTGCCAAAATCAGCCGTTCCTATCTGGCTGACCTTTTTGTTCGCCCTAGTACTTGCCAGTAGCACCGCTCGGCCAGTTCCGTCTAAACCGGTACCAACGATTAACGTTCCAGTTGGTGAGCAAGTGTCTGTTCGCTACGCCAAAGGCTTTAGCATTAAGTACACTGGCCCTTACAAGATCGTCTCGATTATTAGCCCGTTTGAAAAAAAGGTTGATACTATCCGGTATGTGCTGGTGCAACGGGGTACACCACCGCCAAAAGGGTTTGCTGCCAGTCAGGTCATTGAAATTCCGTTACGTAAGCTGGTCGCCATGTCGTCAATGCACGTAGGATTGGCCGCTTTTCTAGGAGCCGAAGACCTGATCGTTGGGCTAGCTAATTTGAAATATGTCTCGTCGCCCAAAGTGCTCCGGCGGATCGAAACTGGAAAAATCCAGGAAGTTGGGCGCGACCAAACGATCAATGAAGAGCAACTGATTACCATGCAGCCCGATCTGCTGATGGCGATGGGAAGCCCAACGGCCCGAATGGATCGGTATCGTACGCTACGGGATGCGGGCATTCCGGTGCTTATTAATTCGGAGTGGGTGGAAACAACGCCACTGGGTCGGGCCGAATGGGTGAAACTGATGGCGGCTCTGCTTAACAAAGAAAAATTGGTCAATCAGAAGTTTGGTCAGGTTGAGAACGAATACAAACGATTGTCAGCGCTTACGCAAAAGGTGTCGTATAAACCATCGATCATCAGCGGCATGAACGCGAAAGATGCCTGGTTCGTCCCGGATGGAGATAGCTACATGACCCGGTTTTTTCTGGATGCGGGTGGCAGTTATCCTTGGGTAAACCGGCGGGCTACGGGTAGCTTGCCTCTCAACTTCGAAGCGGTTTATCCGATAGCCCTGAAAGCCGATTATTGGCTCAATGTAGGCATGATGTCGGTCGATTCGAAAGAGAGCGTATTAGCCAGAGACGCCCGGTACGCTGATTTCAAGGCATTTAAGCAGGGACGGATGTACAGCTACAGCAAGCGGGTAAACGCCCAGGGAGCAAACGATTTCTGGGAGTCGGGCGCATTGAATCCGCAATTGGTTCTTGCTGACCTGATCAAGATACTCCACCCCGAACTTCTACCGAAACACGAACTGGTCTATTACCGGCAACTGAAGTAA
- a CDS encoding energy transducer TonB, with translation MNRFTILSALLFIRAATAWGQCTVTKDGFGQVVTICESYVSEAAYRFPASSHQQVMLLGSEFYTFPVLQKGTIQLDESGKAIPCYLAFNLVNHEVTCQISKDIAPKIVTPYAFTINGNTFIRQPKAMLGIKYEAYVMLVYNGQTKLLKSLTSRLIQKSVRNGYEKSSSFEGYYQTKERYYIQIGDTPPQPVSLTKRSLETVLRDPSGQLAATIPDKRLTESDVVKIVTNYDSRLPETTLNNTLLSNDIGFTDFLQKNVKYPNIAWNNGAYGRVYAGFDVDETGQIKNVKLLSPDNVGFGFDQAVTRAFEKLSKVKSDYAGNYVLPVTFTYTNRSVSSTNNVPINTLPADRLEGRTVLPELVVPVVISKTGLTSREVWGYYK, from the coding sequence ATGAATCGTTTCACTATACTTTCGGCTCTTTTATTTATCCGTGCCGCAACGGCCTGGGGTCAGTGTACCGTCACAAAAGATGGCTTTGGACAAGTCGTGACGATATGTGAGTCGTATGTGTCTGAAGCCGCCTATCGTTTTCCGGCTTCTTCCCATCAGCAAGTCATGCTGTTAGGCAGCGAATTCTATACATTTCCGGTATTGCAGAAAGGTACTATACAACTCGATGAGTCAGGTAAAGCAATCCCTTGTTACTTGGCTTTCAATCTGGTGAATCATGAAGTAACGTGCCAGATTTCAAAAGATATTGCACCTAAAATTGTGACACCCTATGCCTTTACAATTAACGGCAACACGTTTATCCGACAACCAAAGGCAATGCTTGGCATCAAATACGAAGCGTATGTCATGTTGGTTTACAACGGCCAAACGAAATTATTGAAAAGCCTGACCAGCCGACTGATCCAAAAATCGGTTCGGAATGGTTACGAGAAAAGCAGTTCCTTCGAGGGCTACTATCAGACGAAGGAACGGTATTACATTCAGATAGGCGATACACCTCCGCAACCCGTAAGTCTGACCAAACGCTCATTAGAAACCGTTTTGCGAGACCCTTCCGGCCAGTTGGCCGCCACGATACCTGACAAGCGACTAACTGAAAGTGATGTCGTCAAGATCGTGACGAACTACGATTCCAGACTGCCGGAAACTACCCTCAACAACACGCTGTTGAGCAACGACATTGGGTTTACTGATTTTCTACAAAAAAACGTAAAGTACCCGAATATAGCCTGGAATAACGGCGCTTACGGGCGCGTTTATGCCGGTTTCGACGTGGACGAAACGGGCCAAATAAAGAATGTCAAGCTGCTTAGTCCGGATAACGTCGGTTTTGGTTTTGATCAGGCGGTTACGCGAGCTTTTGAAAAACTGTCAAAAGTGAAATCTGATTACGCCGGTAACTATGTTTTACCCGTAACGTTTACCTATACGAACCGGTCAGTAAGTTCGACAAACAACGTTCCAATCAATACCCTTCCCGCTGATCGCCTGGAAGGGCGCACAGTCCTGCCTGAACTGGTGGTACCCGTCGTTATTTCAAAAACAGGCCTTACAAGCCGGGAAGTCTGGGGCTATTATAAGTAA
- a CDS encoding threonine aldolase family protein: MYSYKNDYSEGAHPSILQALVDSNLVQQSGYGDDEYSQQAVELIRQQTNNPSASVYFVSGGTQANLAVISSVLRPYESVISAATGHILIHETGAIEATGHKIEAVQSADGKLRPADILAILEKFEAVHMTMPRLVYISNPTEIGTHYVREELIGLSRCCREYGLFLFMDGARLASGLCASDITFPDLADYTDVFYIGGTKSGALLGEAIVINNPALQPNFAYTLKQRGALLAKGRLLGIQFKALFTDNLFFEIGAHVNRMAAKLVVAFSQLGYSFLTKSSTNQIFPILSIQVIQELQAKYDFYVWQKIDDQQAAIRLVTSWATQEAVVDQFINDLNQAHEQALVHVTVASK; this comes from the coding sequence ATGTATAGTTATAAGAACGATTATAGTGAGGGGGCGCACCCGTCGATTTTACAAGCGTTGGTTGACAGCAATCTGGTACAGCAAAGTGGCTATGGCGATGACGAATACTCCCAACAGGCTGTCGAGCTAATCCGTCAACAGACAAATAATCCATCCGCTTCCGTTTATTTTGTTTCCGGAGGAACGCAGGCAAACCTGGCCGTAATCTCGTCGGTACTTCGTCCGTATGAATCCGTGATTTCTGCGGCAACCGGACACATTTTGATTCACGAAACGGGTGCGATTGAAGCAACGGGCCATAAAATAGAAGCGGTGCAAAGTGCGGATGGTAAACTCAGACCAGCTGATATTCTAGCCATTCTGGAAAAGTTTGAAGCAGTCCATATGACCATGCCCCGTCTGGTGTACATATCCAATCCAACGGAGATAGGGACACACTATGTCCGGGAAGAATTGATTGGTTTGTCCCGTTGTTGTCGCGAATATGGCTTGTTCCTGTTCATGGATGGGGCTCGGCTGGCCTCCGGATTATGTGCCAGCGATATAACCTTTCCCGATCTGGCCGACTATACCGACGTTTTTTACATTGGTGGTACAAAAAGTGGCGCTTTATTGGGTGAAGCCATTGTGATCAACAATCCAGCGCTGCAACCAAATTTTGCGTATACACTCAAACAGCGAGGAGCGCTGTTAGCCAAAGGAAGACTACTGGGTATTCAGTTCAAAGCGCTTTTTACCGACAATCTATTTTTCGAAATCGGGGCTCACGTCAATCGGATGGCGGCAAAGCTTGTCGTTGCGTTTAGCCAGTTAGGGTATTCGTTTCTGACAAAATCATCTACCAATCAAATTTTCCCTATTCTGTCGATTCAGGTCATTCAGGAGTTACAGGCAAAATATGATTTTTATGTCTGGCAGAAAATTGACGATCAGCAGGCTGCTATTCGGCTGGTAACGAGCTGGGCTACTCAGGAAGCAGTAGTTGATCAATTCATCAATGATTTAAACCAGGCACACGAACAAGCCTTGGTTCATGTAACCGTTGCCAGCAAGTAA
- a CDS encoding GAF domain-containing sensor histidine kinase has product MNNPLSSAEEGERLAALDSYTILDSLPEQDYEDITLLASQICQTPVALISLVDAERQWFKSNRGLSFRQTPRNQSFCAQNLVNSAGPLIVEDARLDDRFRANPLVTGDPHIVFYAGEPLVDENGMVLGSLCVLDSQVRQLDAGQLTALKILGKQVVNLLTARRKALQETMLRRQLQASEARFRSLIEQSPVAICLFVGRDMHIEIANDQMIQYWGKGNSVLGKTLREAVPELEDQPFLTILDQVYTTGVPYVGRSMRTDLVVNGILKTSYFDFTYQPIRDANDAIYAIMELAIDVTEEITLRQQYQHTQKALQNAVDLSQLGIWKIDVATQTAEFSKVVEDWVGSTEPLTLQAAISAIDPEDLPQFEAAFRQAQFIESGGKLEVEYRLKNNTSGQVYWLHSMGQTEFDDKGNPVSIFGFSRDVTQDRALQLTLENQVRERTQELWHANQDLQRSNANLQQFAYVASHDLQEPLRKIQSFSTLLTQQLDGYQDESVMDHLQRITRAGARMSTLIKDLLTYSRIETRRQAFSQVSLGSIVEGVLSVLDWEIQQQGATILVDELPVVKGDTMQLSQLFQNLLTNALKFVAPDKTPQIRIEYAYLALDDLPAEVRPSSQVPSYHQISVVDQGVGFDIRFLDRIFQVFQRLHKKNEFPGTGIGLAICQRVVENHGGSISAHSTLGEGATFSVYLPA; this is encoded by the coding sequence ATGAATAATCCACTCTCTTCGGCTGAAGAAGGGGAGCGGTTGGCGGCCCTGGACAGTTATACTATATTAGATTCTTTACCCGAACAGGACTACGAAGATATTACCCTGCTTGCCTCCCAAATCTGTCAAACACCCGTTGCGCTCATTAGTTTGGTGGACGCAGAGCGGCAATGGTTCAAGTCAAACAGGGGTTTATCCTTCCGTCAGACTCCGCGTAATCAATCGTTTTGTGCGCAGAATCTTGTCAATTCAGCCGGCCCTCTGATCGTTGAAGATGCCCGGCTGGATGACCGCTTTCGGGCTAATCCGTTAGTGACAGGAGATCCTCATATTGTCTTTTACGCCGGTGAGCCTTTAGTGGATGAAAATGGGATGGTTCTTGGTTCATTGTGCGTCCTGGATTCTCAAGTGCGCCAACTTGATGCCGGACAACTGACTGCGTTGAAGATTTTGGGCAAGCAGGTGGTGAATCTGCTAACCGCACGCCGGAAAGCGCTTCAGGAAACGATGCTACGTCGGCAGCTACAAGCGAGTGAAGCCCGCTTCCGATCCCTGATCGAACAGTCACCTGTCGCTATTTGTCTGTTTGTTGGTCGTGATATGCACATTGAGATTGCAAACGACCAGATGATTCAGTACTGGGGTAAGGGTAACTCGGTGCTGGGTAAAACACTCCGAGAAGCCGTACCTGAATTAGAAGATCAGCCTTTTCTGACAATCCTCGATCAAGTGTATACCACTGGTGTGCCCTATGTAGGACGAAGTATGCGGACTGACTTAGTCGTTAATGGCATTCTAAAAACCAGCTATTTCGACTTCACGTATCAGCCCATTCGTGATGCCAACGATGCCATCTACGCAATTATGGAATTAGCCATTGACGTAACCGAGGAGATAACGTTGCGTCAACAGTATCAGCACACACAAAAAGCATTGCAGAATGCCGTTGACTTGTCACAACTCGGCATTTGGAAGATAGACGTGGCTACGCAAACTGCCGAGTTTTCCAAGGTTGTAGAGGATTGGGTAGGGAGTACAGAACCATTGACACTGCAAGCCGCCATCTCGGCGATTGATCCGGAGGATTTGCCCCAATTCGAAGCGGCCTTTCGACAAGCGCAGTTTATAGAATCGGGTGGAAAACTTGAAGTAGAGTACCGATTAAAAAATAACACGTCTGGCCAGGTTTACTGGCTGCATTCGATGGGCCAGACCGAATTCGATGATAAAGGTAATCCCGTTTCGATTTTTGGTTTTAGCCGGGATGTTACCCAGGATCGGGCGCTTCAACTTACGCTGGAAAACCAGGTGCGCGAGCGTACACAGGAGTTGTGGCATGCTAATCAGGATTTACAACGCTCAAACGCCAACCTGCAACAGTTTGCCTACGTGGCCAGCCATGATTTACAGGAGCCCTTACGCAAGATTCAATCCTTCAGCACGCTTCTGACCCAGCAACTGGATGGTTATCAGGATGAATCGGTAATGGATCACTTGCAACGCATCACCCGAGCCGGGGCTCGTATGTCTACGCTGATTAAAGATCTGCTTACCTATTCTCGCATCGAAACGCGAAGGCAAGCCTTTAGCCAAGTTTCTCTAGGTTCCATTGTGGAAGGAGTGCTGTCAGTGCTGGATTGGGAGATCCAACAACAAGGAGCGACCATATTGGTTGATGAACTTCCCGTCGTGAAGGGCGATACCATGCAATTAAGCCAACTATTCCAGAACCTGCTGACCAATGCGCTTAAGTTTGTTGCTCCTGACAAAACTCCTCAAATTCGCATTGAGTACGCCTACCTGGCATTAGATGATTTACCAGCCGAGGTACGACCTAGCTCACAGGTTCCGTCTTATCATCAGATAAGCGTAGTTGATCAGGGTGTGGGCTTTGACATTCGCTTTCTTGACCGGATTTTTCAGGTGTTCCAGCGGTTGCACAAAAAGAATGAGTTTCCCGGTACAGGTATCGGATTAGCTATTTGTCAGCGAGTGGTGGAAAATCATGGGGGAAGTATCAGCGCCCATAGTACGCTGGGCGAGGGCGCTACGTTTAGTGTCTACCTGCCCGCTTAG
- a CDS encoding iron ABC transporter permease, producing the protein MLFVLTGLALLCFLTNISLGSVAIPLKEVARIVFQQESENRAWLYIVQKIRLPKAITAVIVGCGLSVSGLQMQALFRNPLAGPSELGITAGAGLGVALVMLGSGGSASLYAIRQLGVSDSWLLVTMASLGSALVLLLVLSIAGRLRDNVVLLIVGVMVGTITLSIVSIWQYFSQPEQLQEYLMWTFGSLGGVVQTHLYVLAGVVAGGLLLALASSKALNVLLLGENYARSMGLNVRRSRLLILTSTSLLTGSITAFCGPIGFVGIAVPHLTRSLLNTSDHRLLVPATCLIGTVLLLVCDSIAQLPGTQAVLPINVVTSLLGAPVVIWIIVRRNNLRTAL; encoded by the coding sequence ATGCTGTTCGTTTTGACGGGTTTGGCCCTGCTCTGCTTTCTCACAAACATTAGTTTAGGGTCGGTCGCTATTCCACTCAAGGAAGTGGCCCGCATTGTTTTTCAGCAGGAATCGGAGAACAGAGCATGGCTGTACATCGTACAGAAAATACGGTTGCCTAAAGCGATTACTGCGGTAATAGTCGGTTGCGGTCTTTCCGTTAGCGGTCTCCAAATGCAGGCTCTTTTCCGAAATCCACTGGCCGGGCCTTCCGAATTGGGTATTACGGCGGGGGCCGGTCTGGGTGTTGCGCTGGTTATGCTGGGCAGTGGCGGTAGCGCCAGTCTGTACGCGATTCGCCAACTGGGCGTATCGGACAGTTGGTTGTTGGTAACGATGGCTTCGCTGGGATCGGCGTTGGTGCTGTTGCTGGTTTTGTCGATTGCTGGTCGATTGCGCGACAATGTTGTTTTGCTCATCGTCGGCGTTATGGTTGGTACCATTACGTTATCCATCGTTAGCATCTGGCAGTATTTCAGCCAGCCTGAACAGCTTCAGGAGTACCTGATGTGGACGTTTGGTTCACTGGGTGGTGTCGTCCAAACGCATCTGTATGTACTGGCGGGCGTGGTAGCCGGTGGCTTGTTGCTGGCTCTTGCTTCGTCCAAAGCCTTGAATGTCCTGTTGTTGGGCGAAAACTACGCGCGGAGCATGGGCCTGAACGTGCGACGTAGCCGCCTGTTGATCCTGACAAGCACGAGTTTGCTGACGGGTAGCATCACAGCCTTCTGCGGTCCCATTGGCTTTGTCGGCATTGCCGTTCCGCATCTCACCCGCTCGCTGCTCAATACGTCTGATCATCGGCTGCTGGTTCCGGCGACCTGCCTGATTGGTACGGTACTGTTGTTGGTTTGCGATAGCATTGCTCAACTGCCCGGTACGCAGGCCGTGTTACCAATC